The Mycolicibacterium mageritense genome contains a region encoding:
- a CDS encoding D-tagatose-bisphosphate aldolase, class II, non-catalytic subunit: protein MTKTRSNILLDSESRSDSAHWIAETIARHKAGAAVGTYSVCSAHPTVVAAAIEQAAADGSYVLIEATSNQVDQFGGYTGLRPADFRDLVFGVADEYGFPRDRVVLGGDHLGPNRWQRESADAAMRNAEVLVSAYVEAGYTKIHLDCSMSCGDDPAVLSDDVVASRTARLLQVAEDAAHRAGVAGPVYVIGTEVPVPGGAHETLGELTPTPADRARRTISAHRAAFSAVGLEHVWPRIIALVVQPGVEFDHVNVIEYRHDATAELRHVLDTEDHLVFEAHSTDYQRPEHLRALVQDHWAILKVGPALTFAMREALFGLAHIENEIVASPSRSNLIEVVERRMLAEPGYWQNYYEGDPITQRTARRYSYSDRLRYYWADEEVETARRTLLTNLDRATVPLPLISQFLPAQYERVRAGVLAPDPQSLMLDRIRDALRPYARACQTTDRVLTTGGADD from the coding sequence ATGACCAAGACGCGTTCGAACATATTGCTGGACAGCGAATCCCGTTCGGATTCAGCACACTGGATCGCCGAGACCATCGCCAGGCACAAGGCCGGTGCGGCGGTGGGCACCTATTCGGTGTGCTCGGCACACCCGACCGTGGTCGCGGCCGCGATCGAGCAGGCCGCCGCCGACGGCAGTTATGTGCTCATCGAGGCCACGTCCAACCAGGTCGACCAGTTCGGTGGATACACGGGCCTGCGCCCGGCAGATTTCCGTGACCTCGTGTTCGGCGTCGCCGACGAGTACGGGTTCCCGCGGGACCGGGTCGTGCTCGGTGGCGACCACCTCGGGCCCAACCGATGGCAGCGTGAATCCGCCGATGCCGCAATGCGTAACGCCGAGGTGCTCGTGTCGGCGTACGTAGAAGCCGGATACACCAAGATCCATCTCGACTGCAGCATGTCGTGTGGCGACGACCCCGCCGTGCTGTCCGACGACGTGGTGGCGAGCCGTACCGCGCGGTTGTTGCAGGTCGCCGAAGACGCTGCCCATCGCGCTGGTGTGGCCGGTCCCGTGTACGTCATCGGCACCGAAGTCCCGGTTCCCGGCGGTGCGCACGAAACGTTGGGCGAGCTCACGCCGACGCCTGCCGACCGGGCCCGGCGCACCATCTCCGCGCACCGCGCCGCGTTCTCCGCGGTCGGTCTTGAGCACGTCTGGCCGCGGATCATCGCGCTGGTGGTACAGCCCGGCGTCGAGTTCGATCACGTCAACGTCATCGAGTACCGCCACGACGCCACCGCGGAACTGCGCCATGTCCTCGACACCGAGGATCACCTGGTGTTCGAGGCGCACTCCACGGACTACCAGCGGCCCGAACATCTCCGCGCTCTCGTGCAAGACCATTGGGCCATCCTCAAAGTCGGTCCCGCCCTGACCTTTGCGATGCGAGAGGCGCTGTTCGGATTGGCGCACATCGAGAACGAGATCGTCGCGTCGCCATCGCGGTCCAATCTCATCGAGGTGGTCGAGCGCAGGATGCTGGCCGAACCCGGATACTGGCAGAACTACTACGAAGGCGATCCGATCACCCAGCGCACGGCCCGCCGGTACAGCTACAGCGATCGACTGCGTTACTACTGGGCGGACGAGGAGGTTGAGACGGCTCGCCGGACCCTGCTGACCAACCTTGACCGCGCGACGGTGCCGTTGCCGTTGATCAGCCAGTTCCTACCCGCACAGTACGAGCGGGTGCGAGCGGGTGTCTTGGCGCCCGACCCGCAGTCCCTGATGCTCGACCGCATTCGCGACGCATTGCGCCCCTATGCCCGCGCTTGCCAGACCACAGACCGTGTGCTCACGACCGGAGGGGCCGATGACTAG
- a CDS encoding class II fructose-bisphosphate aldolase, which produces MTLSATADLVAAATADGTAVLAFNVVTLEHAEGIAEGVERAGAAALMQVSENTVRFHGGHLAPLVSACARIAERCAAPLAIHLDHFQDVALLTEVIDTAADLDVTSIMVDAAHLPFQDNIDRTRAYVQRAHRVGLWVEAELGEIGGKLTAHAQGARTDPDEAAAFAETTGVDGLAVAVGSTHAMTTRDARLDLDLIGDIASRVAIPLVLHGSSGVSDPQLRSAVRAGIRKVNVGTALNLAYTEAVRDSLSANPSVSDPRPFLATARQAISDTVVALCRALTPTATIGEHPER; this is translated from the coding sequence GTGACCCTCTCAGCCACAGCCGATCTCGTGGCTGCCGCGACGGCGGACGGCACCGCTGTGCTCGCGTTCAACGTCGTAACTCTCGAGCATGCCGAGGGCATCGCCGAGGGGGTCGAACGCGCAGGGGCCGCCGCGCTCATGCAGGTGAGCGAGAACACCGTCCGGTTCCACGGCGGCCACCTCGCGCCGCTGGTCTCGGCCTGCGCACGCATTGCCGAGCGGTGCGCGGCACCGCTGGCAATCCACCTCGACCACTTCCAAGACGTCGCCTTGCTCACCGAGGTGATCGACACCGCGGCCGATCTCGATGTCACCTCGATCATGGTCGACGCCGCCCACCTGCCATTCCAGGACAACATCGACCGGACGCGGGCATACGTGCAACGCGCGCATCGCGTCGGCCTGTGGGTCGAAGCCGAATTGGGCGAGATCGGAGGCAAACTCACCGCGCACGCGCAGGGAGCCCGCACCGACCCGGACGAGGCCGCGGCGTTCGCGGAGACGACAGGTGTCGACGGGCTGGCCGTGGCCGTAGGGAGCACCCACGCGATGACGACACGCGATGCCCGCCTCGACCTCGACCTGATCGGTGACATCGCATCACGCGTCGCGATACCCCTTGTCCTGCACGGCTCGTCGGGCGTTTCCGACCCTCAGCTCCGCTCCGCGGTGCGCGCGGGCATCCGCAAGGTCAACGTCGGCACCGCACTCAACCTGGCTTACACGGAGGCTGTCCGCGATTCGCTCAGTGCTAATCCGTCGGTCTCCGATCCCCGGCCGTTCCTGGCCACCGCGCGCCAAGCGATCAGCGACACCGTCGTCGCCCTGTGTCGCGCGCTCACGCCGACCGCAACCATAGGAGAACATCCAGAGCGATGA
- a CDS encoding DeoR/GlpR family DNA-binding transcription regulator: MSTKRTDRMREVLSLLRDRGEVESQVLCAELSVSAATLRRDLSELEDQGLLVRTHGGARALDPSDSEIPVRLRDHRTVAAKRRIAQHAAALVPAGPQAVALTGGVTTGEVARALKGRPQMTIVTNSLTIAADCAIDAHMKVIMTGGLVRSNSLEAVGPMSEHAFQVITVGTAILGADGMSAEVGATTFDEAEARTAIAMATNAQCVIVAVDGSKIGKVTLAKMAPLNEIDHLVTDSTADAEQLERITAAGVRVHVVEVSYD, from the coding sequence ATGTCGACCAAGCGCACGGACCGGATGCGGGAAGTGCTCTCCCTGTTGCGTGACCGGGGCGAAGTGGAGTCTCAGGTGCTGTGCGCCGAGTTGTCCGTGTCGGCCGCCACGCTGCGCCGCGACCTCAGCGAACTCGAAGACCAGGGCCTCCTGGTGCGCACGCACGGTGGAGCCCGCGCACTCGATCCGAGCGACAGCGAGATCCCGGTCCGGCTGCGTGACCACCGGACCGTCGCCGCAAAGCGGCGGATCGCTCAGCACGCCGCGGCACTCGTGCCGGCGGGCCCGCAGGCGGTGGCCCTCACCGGCGGTGTCACCACCGGCGAGGTGGCGCGCGCCTTGAAGGGCCGGCCCCAGATGACCATCGTCACCAACTCGCTGACCATCGCGGCCGACTGCGCGATCGACGCTCACATGAAGGTGATCATGACCGGCGGCCTGGTTCGGTCGAATTCCCTTGAAGCCGTTGGCCCGATGTCCGAACATGCGTTTCAGGTGATCACGGTCGGCACCGCGATCCTCGGTGCCGACGGCATGTCGGCCGAGGTCGGGGCGACCACCTTCGACGAAGCCGAGGCCCGCACCGCGATCGCGATGGCCACCAACGCGCAATGCGTCATAGTCGCAGTCGACGGCTCGAAGATCGGCAAGGTCACGCTGGCAAAGATGGCGCCGCTCAACGAGATCGACCACCTGGTGACGGACTCCACGGCCGATGCCGAGCAACTCGAGCGCATCACCGCGGCGGGTGTGCGCGTCCACGTCGTCGAGGTGAGCTACGACTGA
- a CDS encoding DMT family transporter translates to MNARLAALRTPELAMSAGALSVSASAIFIDLSRVSPGTASFYRCALALPALAGLAVRERRRETRRPSRWLLPAAAAGVFFAGDMLLWTQAIAEVGAGLSTVLVNAQVVIVPLLALIIDREPVHRRYLFCLPWLIVGVVLTGGVLEHGVSGSDPVWGTVHAIGAAVCYSGFLYLLRRSGRHGHVVQSYSLVVATAAVASLIAGTAWHGVDLTPSMAALGWLALTALFGQVLGWLLVARATPRLSSDVGAALLMLTPVGALVLGAVVLGERPTVLQLTGAVVMLVSAYAATNDQKWLRRMMRRDQS, encoded by the coding sequence ATGAACGCACGATTGGCTGCGCTGAGGACGCCCGAGCTGGCGATGTCGGCCGGTGCCCTGTCGGTGTCCGCATCGGCCATCTTCATCGACCTGTCCCGGGTGTCGCCGGGAACTGCCTCGTTCTACCGCTGTGCGCTCGCGTTACCCGCGTTGGCGGGGCTCGCAGTGCGCGAGCGCCGACGGGAAACTCGCCGACCGTCGCGGTGGCTTCTGCCGGCCGCGGCTGCCGGGGTCTTCTTCGCCGGGGACATGTTGCTGTGGACGCAGGCGATCGCGGAAGTGGGTGCGGGCCTGTCGACCGTTCTGGTCAACGCCCAGGTGGTGATCGTGCCGCTGCTGGCACTGATCATCGACCGCGAGCCCGTGCACCGCCGTTACCTGTTCTGTCTTCCCTGGTTGATCGTGGGAGTGGTCCTGACCGGCGGAGTACTCGAACACGGCGTGTCAGGTTCGGACCCGGTGTGGGGCACCGTGCACGCGATCGGCGCCGCGGTGTGCTACTCGGGATTCCTTTACCTGCTGCGGCGCTCCGGGCGTCACGGTCATGTCGTGCAGTCCTACAGCCTCGTGGTCGCCACAGCGGCGGTGGCATCGTTGATCGCCGGAACCGCTTGGCACGGTGTCGATCTCACTCCGAGCATGGCCGCACTGGGCTGGCTCGCGCTGACGGCGTTGTTCGGCCAGGTGCTCGGGTGGCTCCTCGTGGCCCGTGCGACGCCGCGCCTGTCCAGTGACGTCGGAGCCGCGTTGCTCATGCTCACCCCGGTCGGGGCGCTCGTGCTCGGGGCCGTCGTGCTGGGCGAGCGGCCGACAGTTCTGCAGTTGACGGGAGCGGTCGTGATGCTGGTCAGCGCGTACGCCGCCACCAACGACCAGAAGTGGCTGCGCCGGATGATGCGACGTGATCAGTCGTAG
- a CDS encoding isocitrate/isopropylmalate dehydrogenase family protein, protein MKIAMLPGDDIGPEISAATRHILDIADNRFGLGLQFETHEVGMACYDRTGTTLPPAVVEACVAADGVILGPGGMTLYPPVSDGGVNIPGTIRKRLDLYANLRPSRARAGIPLSRNGLDVLVVRENTEGFYADRSLFEGYGEFRPTPDTALSLRLITEKASRRIAKVAFEHARARRGHVTVIGKRHVMQVTDGLFVATVEEVAADYPDVELREMDIDAMAADLYLRPERFDVLLTTNMFGDILSNEASALAGGLGLAGALNVGDHHAAANAGHGSAPDIAGQGIANPTGLIVSAALLLDWWGTRMNQPAYLNASKAIESAVDHTLTVSGVRTRDLGGSASTMGFATTVGEALAAATAPLEGIRC, encoded by the coding sequence ATGAAGATCGCCATGCTGCCAGGAGACGACATCGGGCCTGAAATCAGTGCCGCGACGCGTCATATCCTCGACATCGCCGACAATAGGTTCGGCCTGGGCCTGCAATTCGAAACTCACGAAGTCGGGATGGCCTGCTACGACCGCACCGGCACGACTCTGCCGCCGGCGGTCGTCGAAGCCTGTGTTGCCGCCGACGGCGTGATCCTCGGGCCCGGGGGTATGACGTTGTACCCGCCGGTCAGCGACGGCGGCGTCAACATTCCAGGTACCATCCGTAAACGCCTCGATCTATATGCAAACCTGCGGCCATCGCGTGCCAGGGCTGGTATTCCGCTGAGCCGCAACGGTCTTGACGTGTTGGTTGTGCGTGAGAACACCGAGGGGTTCTATGCCGACCGCAGCCTGTTCGAAGGATACGGCGAGTTCCGGCCCACACCGGACACCGCACTTTCGCTGCGATTGATCACAGAGAAAGCCTCCCGTCGCATCGCCAAGGTCGCCTTCGAGCACGCACGTGCGCGACGTGGACACGTCACTGTCATCGGCAAGCGTCACGTCATGCAGGTGACCGACGGACTGTTTGTGGCGACCGTGGAAGAGGTCGCCGCCGACTATCCGGATGTCGAGTTGCGGGAGATGGATATCGATGCGATGGCGGCCGATCTCTATCTTCGGCCGGAGCGGTTCGATGTTCTGCTCACCACCAACATGTTCGGTGACATTCTGTCGAACGAAGCGTCGGCGTTGGCGGGCGGCCTGGGGCTGGCCGGAGCGCTAAATGTCGGTGATCACCATGCCGCCGCAAACGCCGGTCACGGCTCGGCCCCTGATATCGCCGGACAGGGAATCGCAAACCCGACGGGCTTGATTGTGTCCGCCGCGCTGTTGCTGGACTGGTGGGGCACTCGCATGAACCAACCCGCCTATCTGAACGCGTCCAAGGCGATCGAATCGGCGGTCGACCACACGCTGACCGTGTCGGGGGTTCGTACCCGGGATCTAGGCGGGTCGGCCTCCACGATGGGCTTCGCGACGACGGTCGGTGAGGCGCTGGCAGCAGCGACCGCGCCGCTTGAAGGTATCCGCTGCTGA
- a CDS encoding CitMHS family transporter: MLVILGFSMITAFMYLILTKRVTPVAALIVVPTIFGLFAGAGLGLSDMIMEALLKLAPTAALLFFAITFFGIMIDVGLFDPLIRVILRFVKNDPMRLVVGTAMLTSIVSLDGDGSTTFIIVTSALLPIYLRLRMSPVVLTVVAATANGVLNTVPWGGSTSRAAAALNVSPIDIFVPMIPAIVAGVVAVHVLAYFLGRRERKRVGRLAVGSGGAEQAETEPISVASEQLATVGHTISATPTDHAKDGPRNHIHEPGASASDFADLPPEAAGHLHRPHARPKLVWVNFALTAAVMTLLVWGIVEPPVVLMAGVAIALIINFPRVIEQAEQLKAHAASVVSVVAMVFAASMLTGVLNGTGMVDAMAAWLVEIIPAGFGPHLTVVAGVLSLPLTFFMSNDAFYFGVLPVLTEAASHYGISAEEMARASIVGQPLHTSSPLVASFLLLVGLAKVELGDHHRKAIWRACVVGIVMLAVGALSAYPI, from the coding sequence ATGCTCGTCATACTTGGCTTCTCAATGATCACGGCCTTCATGTACCTGATCTTGACCAAGCGCGTTACTCCGGTTGCGGCACTCATCGTGGTGCCGACCATTTTTGGGCTCTTCGCGGGCGCAGGCCTGGGCCTGTCCGACATGATCATGGAGGCCCTGCTCAAGCTGGCTCCCACTGCGGCCCTGTTGTTCTTCGCGATCACGTTCTTCGGGATCATGATCGACGTCGGGCTCTTCGATCCGTTGATCCGGGTGATCCTGCGCTTCGTCAAGAACGACCCGATGCGACTGGTGGTTGGTACCGCGATGCTCACGTCGATCGTGTCACTCGACGGCGACGGCTCGACCACCTTCATCATCGTGACGTCGGCGCTTCTGCCGATCTATCTGAGGCTCAGAATGAGCCCGGTTGTTCTGACGGTCGTAGCGGCGACCGCCAACGGTGTCCTCAACACCGTGCCGTGGGGCGGTTCGACCTCACGTGCGGCCGCGGCACTAAACGTGTCGCCGATCGACATCTTTGTCCCGATGATTCCGGCCATCGTGGCGGGCGTCGTGGCAGTGCACGTGCTGGCGTACTTCCTCGGGCGTCGTGAGCGCAAGCGCGTCGGCCGCCTGGCAGTAGGCAGTGGTGGCGCCGAACAGGCTGAGACCGAACCGATCTCAGTGGCTTCCGAGCAGCTGGCGACGGTCGGGCACACCATCTCGGCGACGCCGACGGACCACGCAAAAGACGGTCCGCGCAATCACATTCATGAGCCGGGAGCGTCCGCCTCAGATTTTGCCGACCTGCCGCCCGAGGCCGCCGGCCACCTGCATCGGCCCCATGCTCGCCCCAAACTCGTCTGGGTCAATTTCGCACTCACCGCCGCGGTGATGACCTTGCTGGTGTGGGGCATTGTCGAACCTCCCGTGGTCTTGATGGCAGGTGTCGCCATTGCGCTGATCATCAATTTCCCTCGAGTGATCGAGCAAGCCGAACAACTGAAGGCACACGCCGCGAGCGTGGTGTCCGTCGTCGCGATGGTCTTCGCCGCATCGATGTTGACCGGAGTTCTCAACGGAACGGGAATGGTCGATGCGATGGCGGCGTGGTTGGTCGAGATCATCCCCGCCGGCTTCGGGCCGCACCTCACCGTCGTCGCCGGTGTGCTGTCGCTTCCCCTGACTTTCTTCATGAGTAACGACGCCTTCTATTTCGGTGTGCTCCCTGTCCTGACAGAGGCGGCTTCTCACTACGGGATCAGTGCTGAAGAGATGGCGCGGGCCTCGATCGTGGGCCAGCCGCTGCACACCTCCAGCCCGCTGGTCGCTTCATTTCTGCTCCTGGTGGGGTTGGCCAAAGTCGAACTGGGCGACCACCATCGCAAGGCGATCTGGCGCGCCTGTGTCGTCGGCATCGTCATGCTGGCCGTAGGTGCCCTGTCGGCCTATCCGATCTAG
- a CDS encoding GntR family transcriptional regulator, whose product MARDSKADQVYSTLRDEILNGRLRPGDSLSVLKVAERFGASRTPVREAFVRLETDGLVSLIDRQGARVSSISIGSVRDLFEMRIMLESRATHQVAQAAASNDEVQRTFGELIEQLTEVVNDEAAVRHRDRFYQLAEAYDQAIITYARNQQLSRVLAEMRPHIARLRIVAHSPERLTQSVQEHLAMCRAIVDADPDAAADACTQHLLNTEKTILDAVLHSAGLAVPVELVTTM is encoded by the coding sequence GTGGCACGCGACAGCAAGGCCGACCAGGTGTACAGCACCCTGCGCGACGAGATCCTCAACGGCCGACTCAGGCCCGGGGATTCGCTCAGCGTGCTCAAGGTCGCCGAACGTTTCGGCGCATCGCGCACGCCGGTTCGCGAAGCGTTCGTGCGCTTGGAAACAGACGGCCTGGTATCGCTCATCGACCGGCAAGGAGCACGGGTCTCCTCAATCTCGATCGGAAGCGTTCGCGACCTCTTCGAGATGCGAATCATGTTGGAGAGCCGGGCAACTCATCAAGTAGCCCAGGCCGCAGCGAGCAATGACGAGGTTCAGCGGACCTTCGGTGAGCTGATCGAGCAGCTCACCGAAGTCGTCAACGACGAGGCCGCCGTGCGACACCGCGACCGCTTCTACCAACTGGCCGAGGCGTACGACCAGGCCATCATCACCTATGCCCGCAATCAACAACTCTCGCGGGTACTTGCCGAGATGCGACCCCACATCGCACGCCTTCGCATCGTTGCGCACTCACCCGAGCGGCTCACCCAGTCGGTGCAGGAACATCTCGCCATGTGCCGTGCCATCGTCGACGCGGATCCCGACGCCGCCGCTGACGCGTGCACCCAACATCTCCTCAACACCGAAAAAACAATCCTCGACGCCGTGCTTCACTCGGCCGGACTCGCAGTGCCCGTCGAGCTTGTCACCACGATGTAG
- a CDS encoding MmpS family transport accessory protein, which yields MPLVAVAVIAVAGFAVYRLNGVFGANHSTATPGALSDEIVPFNPKHVVLEVFGPPGTVATINYVDVEAQPQRVDNATLPWSYDTTTTDPAVFVNVMAQGDSHSIGCRITIDDVVKDERTVNTLNAYTYCLDKSG from the coding sequence ATGCCGCTGGTCGCGGTTGCGGTGATCGCGGTCGCGGGATTCGCCGTATACCGGCTCAACGGAGTCTTCGGCGCCAACCACAGCACGGCAACGCCTGGCGCCCTGTCGGATGAGATCGTGCCGTTCAATCCCAAGCACGTGGTCCTTGAGGTGTTCGGCCCGCCAGGCACCGTCGCGACGATCAACTACGTCGACGTCGAGGCACAACCGCAGCGCGTCGACAACGCGACCCTGCCGTGGTCGTACGACACCACCACAACCGACCCCGCGGTCTTCGTCAACGTCATGGCGCAAGGGGACAGCCACTCGATCGGCTGCCGGATCACCATCGACGACGTGGTCAAAGACGAGAGAACGGTCAACACGTTGAACGCGTACACGTACTGCTTGGACAAGTCCGGATGA
- a CDS encoding MMPL/RND family transporter: protein MSEDVEVREPRKQRVASTIRWLSVPIVLFWLVVAAITNVLVPQLEVVGEAHNVALSSPDAPSLQAFKRIGAVFDEFDSDSAAMVVLEGDKPLGPEAHAYYDTLIQRISQDHKHVQHVQDFWGDPLTAAGSQSPDAKAAYVQVFLAGNQGEALSLESVDAVRDIVERTPAPPGVKAYVTGAAPQIADQFEVGNEGTTKVTLLTIGVIAVMLLLVYRSIVTMILVLITVLIEMAAARGIVAFLANSGIIGLSTYSTNLLTLLVIAAGTDYAIFVLGRYHEGRNNGEDRETAYYNMYSGTAHVVLGSGLTIVGAVFCLTFTRLPYFQSLGIPAAIGVLVALVAALTLAPAVLTLGSQVGLFEPKRRANTRRWRRIGTAIVRWPGPILVVTAAIALVGLLALPAYKTSYDVGAYMPASAPSNVGYTAAERHFSKARLNPELLMIESDHDLRNPANMILLERVAKAVFHTPGVAQVQSITRPLGTPLEHSSIPFQISAQSTGQIENLSYQQARAQDLLRQVAEIDKTIGILRQQYTLQQQSASATHDQVEAFHQTVEVAKDLRDKIANFDDFFRPLRNYFYWEPHCFDIPICAALRSIFDALDGIDALTEQLGNVTASLDKLDQLQPKLLALIPPQIASQQTNRDLTMTNYATQSGIYDQTAAALENATALGKAFDDAKTDDSFYLPPEAFENSEFQRGLKLFLSPDGKAARMIITHDVDPATPEGISHIDAIRHSAEEAVKGTPLAGSHIYIGGTAATYKDIQGMAKYDLMIAGISALSLILLIMMFITRSLVAALVIVGTVALSLGASFGLSVLLWQHLLGIPLYWVVLALAVILLLAVGSDYNLLLISRFKEEIGAGLNTGIVRAMAGTGGVVTAAGLVFAFTMASFAFSDLRVLGQIGTTIGLGLLFDTLIVRSFMTPSIAALLGRWFWWPQRVRPRPASQMLQPYGSRPAVRQLLLWDD, encoded by the coding sequence ATGAGCGAGGACGTCGAGGTCCGAGAACCCCGTAAGCAGCGCGTCGCCAGCACGATCCGATGGCTGTCGGTACCGATCGTGTTGTTCTGGTTGGTGGTCGCCGCGATCACGAACGTTCTCGTGCCACAACTGGAAGTGGTCGGCGAAGCTCACAACGTGGCCTTGAGTTCGCCCGACGCCCCGTCCCTGCAGGCGTTCAAACGCATCGGCGCGGTGTTCGACGAGTTCGATTCCGACAGCGCGGCGATGGTCGTCCTGGAGGGCGACAAACCGCTCGGGCCCGAGGCGCACGCCTACTACGACACTCTGATCCAGCGAATCTCGCAGGACCACAAGCACGTTCAGCACGTCCAGGACTTCTGGGGCGATCCGCTCACCGCGGCCGGTTCGCAGAGTCCGGACGCCAAGGCCGCCTATGTGCAGGTGTTTCTCGCGGGCAATCAGGGCGAGGCGCTCTCACTGGAATCCGTCGACGCGGTTCGCGACATCGTCGAGCGCACACCCGCGCCACCGGGCGTCAAGGCGTACGTCACGGGCGCTGCCCCGCAGATCGCCGACCAGTTCGAGGTCGGCAACGAGGGCACCACCAAGGTCACGCTGCTGACCATCGGCGTGATCGCCGTGATGCTGCTGCTCGTCTACCGCTCGATCGTCACCATGATCCTGGTGCTGATCACGGTGCTGATCGAAATGGCCGCTGCGCGTGGGATTGTGGCGTTCCTGGCCAACTCCGGGATCATCGGGCTCTCGACGTATTCCACCAACCTGCTGACCCTGTTGGTCATCGCGGCAGGCACCGACTACGCGATCTTCGTCCTGGGCCGGTATCACGAAGGACGCAACAACGGCGAGGACCGCGAAACCGCGTACTACAACATGTACAGCGGCACGGCCCATGTCGTCCTCGGCTCCGGGCTGACCATCGTCGGTGCCGTGTTCTGCCTGACGTTCACGCGCCTGCCGTATTTCCAGAGCCTGGGCATACCGGCCGCGATCGGCGTCCTCGTCGCGCTCGTCGCCGCCCTGACCCTGGCACCCGCGGTCCTGACCCTCGGCAGCCAGGTGGGCCTGTTCGAACCGAAGCGCCGCGCCAACACCCGCAGATGGCGGCGCATCGGGACCGCTATCGTGCGCTGGCCCGGCCCGATTCTCGTGGTGACCGCCGCGATAGCCCTCGTGGGTCTGCTGGCTCTGCCCGCCTACAAGACCAGTTACGACGTCGGCGCTTACATGCCGGCGAGTGCGCCGTCGAACGTCGGCTACACCGCCGCCGAGCGTCACTTCTCGAAAGCCCGGCTCAACCCCGAGCTGCTGATGATCGAATCGGACCACGATCTGCGCAACCCGGCCAACATGATCCTGCTCGAGCGGGTGGCCAAGGCGGTGTTCCACACACCCGGTGTCGCCCAGGTGCAATCCATCACCCGCCCACTGGGCACTCCCCTGGAGCACAGTTCGATCCCGTTCCAGATCAGCGCGCAGAGCACGGGCCAGATCGAGAATCTCTCCTATCAGCAGGCCCGCGCTCAGGATCTGCTCAGGCAGGTGGCCGAGATCGACAAGACCATCGGCATCCTGCGCCAGCAGTACACCCTGCAGCAGCAGAGCGCGTCGGCGACCCACGACCAGGTCGAGGCGTTCCACCAGACGGTCGAGGTGGCCAAGGATCTCCGGGACAAGATCGCCAACTTCGACGACTTCTTCCGCCCGCTGCGCAATTACTTCTATTGGGAGCCACACTGTTTCGACATCCCCATCTGCGCGGCGCTGCGATCCATCTTTGACGCGCTCGACGGGATCGACGCGCTGACCGAGCAACTGGGCAATGTCACCGCAAGCCTCGACAAGCTCGACCAACTGCAACCCAAGCTGCTGGCCCTGATCCCGCCACAGATCGCCAGCCAGCAGACCAACCGCGACCTGACCATGACGAATTACGCGACGCAGTCCGGAATCTATGACCAGACCGCCGCGGCCCTGGAGAACGCCACCGCACTCGGAAAAGCCTTCGACGACGCCAAGACCGACGATTCGTTCTACCTTCCGCCGGAGGCCTTCGAGAACTCCGAGTTCCAGCGCGGCCTCAAGCTGTTCCTCTCGCCGGACGGCAAAGCGGCACGCATGATCATCACCCACGACGTCGATCCGGCTACGCCCGAAGGGATTTCACATATCGACGCGATCCGGCACTCGGCCGAGGAAGCCGTGAAGGGCACACCCCTGGCCGGTTCTCACATCTACATCGGCGGCACGGCCGCAACCTACAAAGACATCCAGGGCATGGCCAAGTACGACCTGATGATCGCAGGCATCTCGGCACTGAGCCTGATCTTGCTCATCATGATGTTCATCACCCGCAGCCTGGTCGCGGCGTTGGTGATCGTCGGTACGGTCGCGTTGTCGCTCGGCGCGTCGTTCGGCCTGTCGGTGCTGCTGTGGCAACACCTCCTGGGCATCCCGCTGTACTGGGTGGTGTTGGCGCTGGCCGTGATCCTGCTGCTGGCGGTGGGTTCGGACTACAACCTGTTGCTCATCTCCCGGTTCAAGGAAGAGATCGGCGCCGGGCTCAACACCGGAATCGTCCGCGCCATGGCAGGCACGGGCGGCGTCGTCACCGCCGCCGGACTGGTATTCGCCTTCACCATGGCCTCTTTCGCGTTCAGCGACCTGCGGGTGCTCGGCCAGATCGGCACCACCATCGGCCTTGGCCTGTTGTTCGACACATTGATCGTGCGCTCGTTCATGACGCCGTCCATCGCCGCCCTGCTCGGGCGCTGGTTCTGGTGGCCGCAGCGGGTCCGGCCGCGCCCGGCCAGTCAGATGCTGCAGCCGTACGGATCCCGGCCCGCGGTGCGCCAACTGCTGTTGTGGGACGACTGA